A single Anopheles arabiensis isolate DONGOLA chromosome 2, AaraD3, whole genome shotgun sequence DNA region contains:
- the LOC120908376 gene encoding uncharacterized protein LOC120908376, which translates to MSEDENWSVSCFEATDWMPSPEELENAYCALEKGTYTLELNWKCPGRRAPSPAKKDEPKVTETVDKEAAAKNKEFDFMDDVALPQMRVRGQTSGPKGSAKKKTTNFAGVLDHMKKHGRLTQSKDSSGT; encoded by the exons ATGTCCGAGGACGAAAACTGGTCCGTAAGCTGCTTCGAGGCAACCGACTGGATGCCCTCGCCGGAAGAGCTCGAAAACGCTTACTGTGCGCTCGAGAAGGGCACGTACACGCTCGAGCTAAACTGGAAGTGTCCCGGGCGGAGGGCACCATCGCCGGCGAAAAAAGACGAACCCAAAGTGACGGAAACAGTTGACAAGGAGGC TGCGGCTAAGAACAAAGAGTTCGACTTCATGGACGACGTTGCCCTGCCGCAGATGCGTGTGCGCGGCCAAACGAGCGGTCCGAAGGGGTCGGCCAAAAAGAAGACTACCAACTTTGCCGGCGTGCTGGACCACATGAAGAAGCACGGCCGGCTAACACAGTCCAAGGATAGCTCGGGAACGTAA
- the LOC120896996 gene encoding antigen 5 like allergen Cul n 1-like: protein MSSGKGKIVLLLAALVAAALKTTVAQDYCNPDLCDPGDDHIGCNNPGGFTSNCPSGAKVIKMTDELKKIILDEHNKYRSTVATGGLKWLPKAKQMTTMTWDDELAKLAKLNANRCVQKHDDCHNTAKHRYSGQNLNHIMTTAPSIDNIPQVVKDLISSWWDERFDVNSRMVKAMYDPGRHTMIFHFAVMAADKANKIGCAISQWPENGNPYLYLVCNYSFTDIVGLPMYAKGEPCSGCTKGCNSAYEGLCNPDEPVSVPY from the exons ATGTCGAGTGGAAAAGGCAagatcgtgctgctgctggcagcgCTTGTTGCAGCGGCCTTGAAAACAACTGTGGCCCAGGACTACTGCAATCCCGATCTGTGCGATCCAGGCGATGATCATATTGGGTGCAACAACCCGGGAGGCTTCACCAGCAACTGTCCGTCCGGTGCCAAGGTGATCAAGATGACCGACGAGCTGAAGAAGATCATCCTGGACGAGCATAACAAGTATCGTAGCACCGTCGCCACCGGTGGCTTGAAGTGGCTGCCGAAGGCCAAGCAGATGACCACGATG ACCTGGGACGACGAGCTGGCCAAGTTGGCAAAGCTGAATGCAAATCGGTGCGTGCAGAAGCATGACGACTGCCACAACACTGCCAAGCATCGGTACTCGGGCCAGAACCTGAATCATATCATGACCACCGCACCATCGATCGACAACATTCCGCAGGTGGTCAAGGACCTGATCTCGTCCTGGTGGGATGAGCGTTTCGATGTGAACTCGCGCATGGTTAAGGCCATGTACGATCCGGGCAGACA CACCATGATCTTCCACTTTGCCGTGATGGCCGCGGATAAGGCGAACAAGATCGGATGCGCTATCAGCCAGTGGCCGGAGAATGGCAATCCTTACCTGTACCTGGTGTGCAACTATTCCTTCACGGATATTGTCGGTCTGCCGATGTATGCTAAGGGTGAACCGTGCTCTGGTTGTACCAAGGGCTGCAACTCCGCCTACGAAGGACTCTGCAATCCCGACGAACCAGTCTCGGTGCCGTACTAA
- the LOC120893383 gene encoding antigen 5 like allergen Cul n 1-like — protein MAYGKGKMVLLLAVLVAAAMKTTEAQDYCNPDLCDPGDAHIGCNNPGGFTSNCPEGAQVIEVTEEYKKIMLDEHNKYRSTVATGGVKWLPKAKQMTTMTWDDELAKMAQLNANRCVQKHDACHNTDTIRYSGQNLNHIKTTAPSIDNIPQVIKDLISSWWDERLDVNSRMVNSMYDPGKHTMIFHFAVMAADKSNKLGCAMSQWSDNGDPFLYLLCNYSFTDFVGLPMYAAGDPCTGCTTGCNSAYEGLCNPDEPVSVPF, from the exons ATGGCGTATGGAAAAGGCaagatggtgctgctgctggcagtgCTTGTGGCAGCGGCCATGAAGACGACGGAAGCTCAGGATTACTGCAATCCCGATCTGTGCGATCCTGGAGACGCTCACATTGGGTGCAACAACCCGGGAGGCTTCACCAGCAACTGTCCCGAAGGGGCACAGGTGATCGAGGTTACCGAGGAGTACAAGAAAATTATGCTCGACGAGCACAACAAGTATCGTAGCACCGTCGCCACCGGTGGCGTGAAGTGGCTCCCGAAAGCCAAGCAAATGACTACGATG ACCTGGGACGACGAGCTGGCAAAAATGGCTCAGTTGAACGCGAATCGGTGCGTGCAGAAGCATGACGCCTGTCACAACACGGATACGATTCGCTATTCGGGTCAGAACCTGAACCATATCAAAACGACGGCCCCGTCGATCGACAACATCCCGCAGGTGATCAAGGACCTGATCTCGTCCTGGTGGGATGAGCGTCTCGATGTGAACTCGCGCATGGTCAACAGCATGTACGATCCGGGAAAACA TACCATGATCTTCCACTTCGCCGTAATGGCTGCGGATAAATCGAACAAGCTGGGTTGCGCGATGTCCCAGTGGTCCGATAATGGTGACCCTTTCCTGTACCTGTTGTGCAACTATTCGTTTACCGATTTCGTTGGATTGCCGATGTATGCGGCAGGCGATCCGTGCACTGGCTGTACTACTGGTTGCAACTCGGCTTACGAAGGCCTCTGCAATCCTGACGAACCGGTTTCGGTGCCGTTCTAG